In a genomic window of Hyphomonas sp.:
- a CDS encoding cytochrome P450 produces MPLRNVTETYQVETPPHAPKYKPAQDLVPPVDLTDPSVFSSRGGYTHDAFTRMREQAPVMWHPEQVGAGFWAVTSYDLVKQVELDPVTYSSQRGGILMSYGLPDTPRHPLLHASSLNSLINLDRPYHTTLRMEHMQFFRPGYVAELRKRVDVQVNALLDDMEKQGPVVDMVESFSAELPLFTLCEILGVPAEDRPKLVHWMHFLENSQYQAQQEGLGNVTQEQVMTFMSEIQAMFEYGRHMLAKRRADPKEDLLSAIANVEIDGQPLSPEFLDGSWLLIVFAGNDTTRNSLSGTMRLLTEFPDQKARLLADDTLFPNFVHESIRMVSPVTYMRRTATTDTQLGAQQIAEGDKVVMYYAAANRDPDKFPDPHQFDITRANAKEHLAFGHGPHVCLGQRVANMQLETAYRNILRRYPDIRWTGEQTLAPSNFVHAISSLMVDLGT; encoded by the coding sequence ATGCCACTCCGCAATGTGACCGAGACCTATCAGGTCGAAACCCCGCCCCACGCACCGAAGTACAAACCGGCTCAGGACCTCGTCCCGCCGGTCGACCTCACGGACCCGAGCGTCTTCTCATCCCGTGGCGGCTACACGCATGATGCCTTCACCCGGATGCGCGAACAGGCGCCGGTCATGTGGCATCCCGAACAGGTCGGTGCGGGCTTCTGGGCCGTGACCTCCTATGACCTCGTCAAGCAGGTCGAACTGGACCCGGTGACCTATTCCTCCCAGCGCGGCGGCATCCTGATGAGCTATGGCCTGCCGGACACACCGCGCCACCCGCTGCTCCATGCCTCCAGCCTGAACAGCCTGATCAATCTTGACCGCCCCTATCACACCACGCTCCGCATGGAGCACATGCAGTTCTTCCGCCCAGGCTATGTCGCCGAACTCAGAAAACGTGTCGACGTCCAGGTCAATGCCCTCCTCGACGACATGGAGAAACAGGGACCGGTCGTCGATATGGTGGAGAGCTTCTCGGCAGAACTGCCGCTCTTCACCCTGTGTGAAATTCTCGGCGTACCGGCAGAGGACCGGCCCAAGCTCGTCCACTGGATGCACTTCCTCGAGAACTCGCAATACCAGGCCCAGCAGGAAGGCCTCGGCAATGTCACCCAGGAACAGGTCATGACCTTCATGTCCGAGATCCAGGCCATGTTCGAATACGGCCGTCACATGCTGGCGAAACGGCGCGCGGATCCCAAGGAAGACCTCCTCTCCGCCATCGCCAATGTGGAAATCGACGGCCAGCCGCTCAGCCCGGAATTCCTCGATGGATCCTGGCTGCTGATCGTCTTCGCCGGCAATGACACGACCCGCAATTCCCTGTCCGGCACGATGCGCCTGCTGACCGAATTCCCGGACCAGAAGGCAAGGCTGTTGGCGGATGACACGCTGTTTCCGAACTTCGTGCACGAATCCATCCGTATGGTCAGCCCGGTCACCTATATGCGCCGCACCGCCACGACGGACACGCAGCTTGGCGCGCAGCAGATCGCCGAGGGCGACAAGGTGGTCATGTACTATGCCGCCGCCAATCGCGACCCGGACAAATTCCCGGACCCGCACCAGTTCGACATCACCCGCGCAAACGCCAAGGAACATCTCGCCTTCGGTCACGGGCCGCATGTCTGCCTCGGCCAGCGCGTCGCCAACATGCAGCTGGAAACCGCCTATCGTAACATTCTGCGCCGGTATCCGGATATCCGCTGGACAGGTGAGCAAACCCTTGCCCCCAGCAATTTCGTGCACGCCATTTCCAGCCTGATGGTGGACCTCGGCACATGA
- a CDS encoding amidohydrolase family protein, with protein MTKTMTRLAAGAALAGLMAAPALAETKVIHAGHVLAEPGEGYLTRQTITVEDGKIVSVEAGYKRAPRGAELIDLKDAYVLPGLIDSHVHITGENGPNERITAFEETDVDAAFDGAGFAYVTLLSGFTTVQDVGASNNAIFGLRDAIAKGNVPGPRIRASGQAISVTGGHGDINGYSPEVMAMFTGKNICNGADDCRRAVRQQIKEGADVIKITATGGVLSNTRAGLEQQFTDDELAAIVETAHSMGRKVTAHAHGKGGIVAALKAGIDSIEHGTYTDEETVALFKEHGAVLVPTVLAGATVTGWVDEPWLPAPSREKAAIIGPMMIETLRRAREGGVTVAFGTDTGVSKHGDNAGEFDLMVEAGYTPEEAIRTATVVASEHVEMADMIGTITAGKHADIIAVTGDPLKDIGELHDIDFVMKGGTVYKQAQ; from the coding sequence ATGACAAAGACGATGACGAGACTCGCTGCCGGTGCAGCCCTGGCGGGGCTGATGGCCGCTCCCGCGCTGGCAGAGACCAAGGTGATTCATGCCGGGCATGTGCTGGCGGAACCGGGCGAGGGATATTTGACGCGTCAGACCATCACCGTGGAGGACGGCAAGATCGTGTCCGTTGAGGCGGGCTATAAGCGCGCCCCGCGCGGGGCGGAGCTGATCGACCTGAAAGACGCCTATGTGCTGCCCGGCCTGATCGACAGCCATGTGCACATTACCGGCGAGAATGGGCCGAATGAGCGGATCACGGCCTTCGAGGAAACGGATGTGGATGCGGCCTTTGACGGTGCGGGTTTCGCTTATGTCACGCTGTTGTCCGGTTTCACGACGGTTCAGGATGTTGGCGCGTCGAACAATGCGATTTTCGGCCTGCGCGATGCCATTGCAAAGGGCAATGTCCCGGGGCCGCGAATCCGGGCGTCCGGTCAGGCGATCAGCGTGACGGGCGGGCATGGCGACATCAACGGCTATTCGCCCGAAGTCATGGCCATGTTCACCGGAAAGAATATCTGCAATGGCGCGGATGATTGCCGCCGGGCCGTGCGCCAGCAGATCAAGGAAGGGGCCGACGTCATCAAGATTACCGCGACAGGCGGCGTGCTGTCGAATACGCGCGCGGGCCTGGAACAACAGTTCACGGATGATGAGCTGGCGGCAATTGTCGAGACGGCGCATTCCATGGGACGCAAGGTGACCGCGCACGCCCATGGCAAGGGCGGTATCGTGGCAGCGTTGAAGGCGGGCATCGATTCCATCGAACACGGCACCTATACCGATGAAGAGACCGTGGCCCTTTTCAAGGAGCATGGCGCTGTGCTTGTGCCGACCGTTCTGGCGGGGGCGACGGTGACCGGATGGGTGGATGAGCCATGGCTGCCGGCCCCGAGCCGGGAAAAGGCCGCCATTATCGGACCGATGATGATCGAAACCCTGCGCCGGGCGCGCGAGGGCGGCGTGACCGTGGCCTTCGGCACCGATACGGGCGTTTCCAAGCATGGGGACAATGCCGGCGAGTTCGATCTGATGGTTGAGGCCGGGTACACGCCCGAAGAGGCCATCCGCACGGCCACAGTGGTCGCATCGGAACATGTGGAAATGGCCGACATGATCGGCACCATCACGGCCGGAAAGCATGCCGATATCATTGCCGTGACCGGTGATCCGCTGAAAGATATCGGTGAATTGCACGATATCGACTTCGTGATGAAGGGTGGGACGGTCTACAAGCAGGCGCAGTAG
- a CDS encoding OmpA family protein: MRPERLLAVGMAGAALLGMAACGSTKEEAPAEAAATGSVQCVPLAEGQYYWDGTAFVVASSRPVPAPAPEPEPDMDAADQPEPVATTWVSALERTFPDAGYPWMGLHVNGPVAVLTGLAPDPAAKEQGFAAGQAALEDNPEYASGITLVVDGISVEGGDRGAGEALAQLADGEPSLRRCQTAFDMTMQERSILFQSNLAIVSATSHRLLDALTGVALLCDSHAIEIGAHTDSRGSNEYNEVISQQRSDAVRDYMTERGVDASALTPVGYGESRPIDRAENYDAWAKNRRMEFKVSERQ; the protein is encoded by the coding sequence ATGAGACCTGAGCGTTTGCTGGCAGTTGGCATGGCGGGCGCGGCGTTGCTGGGGATGGCGGCGTGCGGCAGCACAAAGGAAGAGGCGCCGGCCGAGGCCGCCGCGACCGGATCGGTTCAGTGTGTGCCGCTGGCGGAGGGCCAGTATTACTGGGACGGCACCGCCTTTGTGGTGGCGAGCAGCCGCCCCGTTCCCGCCCCCGCTCCTGAGCCGGAACCGGACATGGATGCTGCGGACCAGCCCGAACCGGTTGCGACGACCTGGGTGAGCGCTCTGGAGCGGACCTTTCCCGATGCGGGCTATCCTTGGATGGGCCTGCATGTGAACGGACCCGTGGCCGTGCTGACCGGCCTGGCCCCGGACCCGGCTGCCAAGGAACAGGGGTTTGCCGCAGGACAGGCAGCGCTGGAGGACAATCCGGAATATGCGTCCGGCATCACGCTGGTGGTGGATGGCATTTCCGTTGAAGGCGGCGATCGCGGCGCCGGGGAGGCCCTGGCCCAACTGGCCGATGGCGAACCGAGCCTGCGCCGGTGTCAGACTGCATTCGACATGACGATGCAGGAGCGGTCGATCCTGTTCCAGAGCAATCTGGCGATTGTGTCGGCGACGAGCCACCGGCTTCTGGATGCGCTGACCGGCGTGGCGCTGCTGTGCGATTCCCATGCGATCGAGATCGGCGCCCATACCGATTCCCGCGGCTCCAACGAGTATAATGAAGTCATCTCGCAGCAGCGTTCAGATGCCGTGCGGGACTACATGACCGAACGCGGCGTGGATGCGTCAGCGCTGACGCCGGTGGGTTATGGCGAATCCCGTCCGATTGACCGGGCGGAGAATTACGATGCCTGGGCGAAGAACCGGCGGATGGAGTTCAAGGTCTCGGAGCGCCAATAG
- a CDS encoding pseudouridine synthase has translation MTERRETGRSRRKPSGPRKPRPAPKSRKPAPDKDWSEGERIAKYLARAGIASRREVERMIEEGKVTVDGVKLTSPAFKVTGREQIRVGRKTVQAPDVTRLWRYHKPSGLITTTQDPEGRRTVFEELPKSLPRVVTVGRLDLTTEGLLLLTNDGALARALELPKNELERTYRVRAHGTVTPEKIAELAKGITVDGIDYKPITAVLDRETGANNWLTVTLSEGKKREVRRALESLDLKVNRLIRVQYGPFLLDDLRPGAVEEVPADLLQQAIGHLMNTEHAIKTDTPPPSGKRPAPKSRLGKGPSSARVPVRKRKNKK, from the coding sequence ATGACGGAGCGTCGAGAGACGGGCCGCTCGCGCCGGAAACCTTCCGGACCGCGCAAGCCGCGCCCTGCCCCCAAATCCCGCAAGCCAGCGCCCGATAAGGACTGGAGCGAAGGTGAGCGTATCGCCAAATACCTCGCCCGTGCCGGCATCGCCTCGCGCCGCGAAGTCGAGCGCATGATCGAGGAAGGCAAGGTCACGGTGGACGGCGTGAAGCTGACCTCCCCGGCCTTCAAGGTGACCGGCCGCGAGCAGATCCGGGTCGGTCGCAAGACTGTCCAGGCGCCGGACGTCACCCGCCTGTGGCGCTATCATAAGCCGTCCGGCCTGATCACCACGACGCAGGACCCTGAAGGTCGGCGCACCGTGTTCGAGGAACTGCCGAAATCGCTTCCCCGGGTGGTGACGGTTGGCCGGCTCGACCTGACCACGGAGGGCCTGCTCCTGCTGACCAATGACGGCGCCCTCGCCCGTGCCCTGGAACTTCCGAAGAATGAGCTTGAACGGACCTATCGCGTGCGTGCGCACGGCACCGTGACCCCGGAAAAGATTGCCGAACTCGCCAAGGGCATCACGGTGGACGGGATCGACTACAAGCCGATCACGGCCGTTCTGGACCGCGAGACCGGGGCGAACAACTGGCTTACCGTGACCCTGTCCGAAGGCAAGAAACGCGAGGTGCGTCGTGCGCTGGAATCCCTTGATCTGAAGGTCAATCGCCTGATCCGGGTCCAGTATGGCCCCTTCCTGTTGGACGATCTGCGTCCTGGCGCCGTCGAGGAAGTGCCGGCCGACCTGCTGCAACAGGCCATTGGCCACCTGATGAACACCGAACACGCCATCAAGACTGACACTCCGCCGCCGTCAGGCAAGCGGCCTGCCCCGAAGTCACGCCTTGGCAAGGGCCCGTCATCGGCTAGAGTCCCCGTGAGGAAACGCAAAAACAAAAAATAA
- a CDS encoding enoyl-CoA hydratase/isomerase family protein, whose protein sequence is MTTPLVTRQDQDGLALLTLNRPDKLNSLTVGMFRDLRRHVLDLQADESIGCVILRGAGKCFSAGHDLGDIAEGESVPSPGWHSETLRLMERLPKPVIAAVHGHCYTGALEVALAADFIIAAESARFGDTHAKWALTPIWGMSQRLPRRVGVATAKRLMFTADMIGADEAFRIGLVEQVVADADFDAACQHLARRILENSPFSHAANKRLLDATDARDMDSGLQWEVLNCEGTGPDMQDRIAAFTNRSKKAKT, encoded by the coding sequence ATGACCACGCCGCTCGTCACCCGTCAGGACCAGGACGGACTCGCCCTGCTGACACTCAACCGGCCGGACAAGCTGAATTCGCTGACTGTCGGCATGTTTCGCGACCTGCGCCGACACGTGCTGGACCTCCAGGCCGACGAGTCGATTGGGTGCGTCATTCTGAGAGGCGCCGGAAAATGTTTCTCTGCCGGGCATGACCTTGGCGATATCGCCGAAGGCGAGAGCGTCCCGTCGCCGGGCTGGCATTCCGAAACCCTTCGCCTGATGGAGCGGTTGCCCAAACCGGTGATCGCCGCCGTGCATGGCCATTGCTATACGGGCGCGCTGGAAGTCGCGCTTGCGGCAGACTTCATCATCGCCGCCGAAAGCGCCCGGTTCGGCGACACGCATGCCAAATGGGCGCTGACACCGATCTGGGGGATGAGCCAGCGCCTGCCGCGCCGCGTCGGTGTGGCAACGGCCAAGCGTCTGATGTTCACCGCCGACATGATCGGCGCGGATGAGGCGTTTAGGATCGGCCTGGTCGAGCAGGTGGTCGCGGACGCAGACTTCGACGCGGCCTGCCAGCATCTCGCCCGCCGCATTCTTGAAAACTCGCCCTTTTCCCATGCCGCCAACAAGCGCCTGCTCGACGCCACCGATGCACGTGACATGGACAGCGGCCTGCAATGGGAGGTACTCAATTGTGAAGGCACCGGTCCGGACATGCAGGACCGGATCGCGGCCTTCACGAACAGGAGCAAGAAAGCGAAGACATGA
- a CDS encoding SDR family oxidoreductase: protein MSAEGKTVIITGASSGIGAATARRLADAGANLMLAARREDRLKALTEELGPKVRYRVTDVTDHADMLKLGEDTIAAFGQVDAIVNNAGIMPLSPLANRRVAEWDQMIDVNIKGVLYGIDAVLAHMLERGEGHVLNVSSVAGLVTNPTSAVYSGTKHAVKAISEGLRKETAGKIRVTTIYPGAVATELGQSIRDPDVLAGLRDRFNYTPLAAGDIAEAVHFAIASPRNMAVNEITIRPIEQTL, encoded by the coding sequence ATGTCAGCCGAAGGAAAAACCGTCATCATCACCGGCGCCTCCAGCGGGATCGGCGCGGCCACGGCCCGGCGTCTCGCCGATGCCGGCGCGAATCTCATGCTGGCCGCCCGGCGCGAAGATCGCCTGAAAGCCCTGACAGAAGAACTCGGCCCCAAGGTCCGGTACCGGGTCACCGACGTGACGGACCATGCCGACATGCTGAAGCTCGGCGAAGATACGATTGCCGCCTTTGGACAGGTCGATGCCATCGTCAACAATGCCGGCATCATGCCCCTGTCTCCGCTGGCCAATCGCCGCGTCGCGGAATGGGACCAGATGATTGACGTCAACATCAAGGGCGTCCTCTACGGCATCGACGCCGTGCTCGCCCACATGCTGGAGCGCGGTGAGGGGCATGTCCTCAATGTCTCGTCCGTCGCCGGTCTCGTCACCAATCCGACATCCGCAGTCTATAGCGGCACCAAGCATGCAGTGAAGGCGATTTCCGAGGGCCTGCGCAAGGAGACGGCCGGAAAAATCCGTGTCACCACCATTTATCCCGGCGCGGTCGCCACCGAACTGGGGCAGTCGATCAGGGATCCGGACGTGTTGGCCGGCCTGCGCGACCGGTTCAACTACACGCCGCTCGCCGCCGGCGACATCGCCGAAGCCGTCCACTTCGCCATCGCCAGCCCGCGCAACATGGCGGTCAACGAGATCACCATCCGCCCCATCGAACAGACGCTGTGA
- a CDS encoding cytochrome P450: protein MAEAALTAPPETKMDPGRRMSEAAAATSNLITDPNVYADQAQLDAAFARLRAEDPVAWCEPNGFRPFWAVTRHADIMEVSRQNKLFTNGEREMLSYTETEKRVYAQTGGPHLLKTLVQLDDPLHYKLRHLTQEWFMPQNVKKREDAIRQIAKEYVDRMEDLGGECDFQRDVALYYPLRVIMQILGVPESDEPMMLKLTQEIFGAQDEDLMRDKSVTEDGDVEKGLASINATLAEFFMYFTSMTADRRATPRDDVSTVIANGTVDGDPIGQLEAMSYYIIVAAAGHDTTSASTGGGVLGMLQNPGELRKMMADPRAVSRTATDEAIRWTTPVKHFMRTAHEDYELRGRKILAGESLLLCYPSGNRDEDVFDDPFTFDITRSPNKLISFGHGGHMCLGMHLARLEMQAIYEELFSRLKSIELAGEPSFIKANFVGGPKSIPVRYKF, encoded by the coding sequence ATGGCCGAAGCCGCCCTGACTGCGCCGCCCGAGACCAAGATGGACCCGGGGCGGAGGATGAGTGAGGCGGCGGCCGCGACCAGCAACCTCATTACCGATCCCAATGTCTATGCCGATCAGGCACAGCTGGACGCCGCCTTTGCGAGGTTGCGCGCCGAAGACCCGGTCGCGTGGTGCGAACCGAACGGGTTCCGCCCCTTCTGGGCCGTGACCCGGCACGCGGACATCATGGAAGTCAGCCGCCAGAACAAGCTGTTCACCAATGGCGAACGGGAAATGCTGTCCTATACGGAGACGGAAAAGCGCGTGTACGCCCAGACCGGTGGCCCGCACCTCCTGAAAACGCTCGTCCAGCTTGACGATCCGCTTCACTACAAGCTGCGCCATCTGACCCAGGAATGGTTCATGCCGCAGAATGTGAAGAAGCGGGAAGACGCGATCCGTCAGATTGCGAAGGAATATGTCGACCGGATGGAGGATCTGGGCGGCGAGTGCGACTTTCAGCGCGATGTCGCCCTCTATTATCCACTGCGCGTCATCATGCAGATTCTCGGCGTGCCGGAATCCGACGAGCCCATGATGCTGAAGCTGACGCAGGAAATCTTTGGCGCGCAGGATGAAGACCTGATGCGGGACAAGTCGGTCACCGAAGACGGTGATGTCGAAAAGGGGCTGGCCTCGATTAATGCCACACTTGCCGAATTCTTCATGTATTTCACCAGCATGACGGCAGACCGCCGGGCAACCCCACGCGATGACGTCTCGACGGTCATCGCAAACGGCACGGTGGATGGTGATCCGATCGGACAGCTCGAAGCAATGAGTTATTACATCATCGTGGCAGCGGCCGGGCATGACACGACCAGCGCCTCAACCGGCGGCGGCGTACTGGGCATGCTCCAGAATCCGGGCGAACTCAGGAAAATGATGGCCGATCCGCGCGCCGTCTCGCGCACGGCAACCGATGAGGCCATTCGCTGGACGACGCCGGTCAAGCATTTCATGCGCACGGCCCATGAGGACTACGAATTGCGCGGCCGCAAGATCCTGGCCGGCGAAAGCCTGCTATTGTGCTACCCGTCGGGTAATCGCGACGAAGACGTTTTCGATGATCCGTTCACGTTCGACATCACAAGATCTCCCAACAAGCTGATCTCGTTCGGACATGGCGGCCACATGTGCCTCGGCATGCATCTGGCCCGGCTCGAAATGCAGGCAATCTATGAAGAGCTTTTCTCCCGCCTGAAATCGATCGAACTTGCCGGAGAGCCGAGCTTCATCAAGGCGAATTTTGTCGGCGGCCCGAAATCCATTCCCGTGAGGTACAAATTCTAG
- a CDS encoding DUF2855 family protein has translation MSDFLIRRDDLRATRWAPADLPTLPEGAVRLKVDRFALTANNVTYATFGEAMKYWDFFPTADPADGRVPVWGFADVVESKAEHVKTGDRFYGYLPISEYFDVQPVNVGKHGFLDGAAHRQGLAPIYNTYINTEGDPSYDAELEDQQMLFRPLFTTGWMIDDCLMETGDPVPETVVISSASSKTAMALAHCLKLRGGVDTVALTSPGNVGFLKKTGLYGRIQTYDEADELHARGLTAFVDFLGRPTLTSDVHNALKDRLIRSLIIGATDWEGDRTPVALPDPQPEFFFVPTYAAERAATLGGAEINRRLGAALKSFYTASKSFVTPKHAKGASAITKAWDKTVDARVSPSEGLILSL, from the coding sequence ATGAGTGATTTCCTGATCCGCCGGGACGATCTGCGCGCAACACGCTGGGCGCCGGCTGACCTGCCCACCCTGCCGGAAGGCGCCGTCCGTCTGAAAGTCGACAGGTTCGCCCTGACCGCCAACAATGTCACCTACGCCACGTTTGGCGAGGCGATGAAGTATTGGGATTTCTTCCCCACGGCCGATCCGGCCGACGGTCGTGTGCCAGTCTGGGGCTTTGCCGACGTCGTCGAGTCAAAGGCCGAACATGTGAAAACCGGCGACCGCTTTTATGGGTACCTGCCGATTTCCGAATATTTCGATGTCCAGCCGGTCAATGTCGGCAAGCATGGCTTCCTCGATGGCGCCGCGCATCGCCAGGGCCTCGCGCCGATCTACAACACCTATATCAACACAGAGGGCGACCCGTCCTATGATGCTGAACTGGAAGACCAGCAGATGCTGTTCCGGCCGCTGTTCACCACAGGCTGGATGATTGATGACTGCCTGATGGAGACGGGCGACCCGGTGCCGGAAACCGTGGTCATCTCGTCGGCCTCCTCCAAGACGGCCATGGCGCTGGCACATTGCCTGAAACTGCGCGGTGGTGTCGACACGGTGGCCCTGACCTCGCCCGGCAATGTCGGCTTCCTGAAGAAGACCGGCCTGTATGGCCGAATCCAGACCTATGACGAGGCTGATGAATTGCACGCGCGCGGGCTGACCGCCTTCGTCGATTTTCTGGGTCGGCCCACCCTGACATCGGATGTACACAACGCCCTGAAGGACCGGTTGATCCGCAGCCTCATCATCGGTGCAACCGATTGGGAAGGCGACCGCACGCCCGTGGCCCTGCCCGACCCCCAGCCCGAATTCTTCTTCGTGCCAACCTATGCAGCCGAACGGGCTGCCACGCTGGGAGGAGCGGAAATCAATCGCCGCCTCGGCGCCGCCCTGAAGAGTTTCTACACGGCCTCGAAATCCTTCGTGACACCGAAACATGCCAAGGGCGCCAGCGCCATCACGAAAGCATGGGACAAGACGGTCGACGCCAGGGTCAGCCCGTCGGAAGGCCTGATCCTGTCACTCTGA
- a CDS encoding alcohol dehydrogenase catalytic domain-containing protein, protein MKGLLYQGTRDIAYGDAPELKPEDTRSAIVKVTACGICGSDLHIYQGHGFSEETGYCVGHEAVGEVVETGSGVSRFKAGDKVMISAAVGCGSCVPCMSGNMNACANHAGRCYGLGPGLQGVQAEYAMVPVADFGLAHIPDGISDDQAVLLTDNLPTAWHGLKGADIHPGATVAIVGCGPIGLMAVEGAYLMGAAKVYAVDLVPERRAMAEALGATALDAGEAAAIIQEQTKGRMCDSVVECVGADPAIHLSLKLAKAAGTVSCIGVNQTMDFKFPMALAFIKNLTFRTGTCSVPEHWPELIPLVQAGKLTPETTISHHMPLSEGAEAYRMFDARENGAMKMILTP, encoded by the coding sequence ATGAAGGGATTGCTGTATCAGGGGACGCGCGACATTGCCTATGGCGATGCGCCGGAGCTGAAACCGGAAGACACGCGCAGCGCGATTGTGAAAGTGACCGCTTGCGGCATCTGCGGATCGGATCTGCACATCTATCAGGGGCATGGCTTCAGCGAGGAGACCGGCTATTGCGTCGGGCATGAAGCCGTTGGCGAAGTGGTTGAGACCGGTAGCGGCGTGTCGCGCTTCAAGGCGGGCGACAAGGTGATGATCTCGGCCGCCGTGGGATGTGGCAGCTGCGTGCCGTGCATGTCCGGCAACATGAATGCGTGCGCGAACCATGCGGGCCGCTGCTATGGTCTGGGGCCGGGCCTGCAGGGTGTTCAGGCCGAATATGCGATGGTGCCGGTGGCTGATTTCGGGCTGGCGCACATACCGGACGGTATCAGTGATGACCAGGCCGTTCTGCTGACGGACAATCTGCCGACGGCCTGGCACGGGCTGAAAGGCGCGGACATCCACCCCGGCGCGACCGTGGCCATAGTGGGCTGTGGCCCGATTGGCCTGATGGCGGTGGAAGGCGCGTACCTGATGGGCGCGGCGAAAGTCTATGCCGTTGACCTGGTGCCGGAGCGGCGCGCCATGGCTGAGGCGCTTGGCGCAACCGCGCTGGATGCGGGCGAGGCCGCAGCGATCATTCAGGAACAGACCAAGGGGCGCATGTGCGACAGCGTGGTGGAATGCGTTGGTGCGGACCCGGCGATCCATCTGTCCCTGAAACTGGCCAAGGCGGCGGGCACGGTGTCCTGTATTGGCGTGAACCAGACGATGGATTTCAAATTCCCGATGGCGCTGGCCTTCATCAAGAATCTGACCTTCCGGACGGGGACCTGCTCTGTGCCCGAGCACTGGCCGGAATTGATTCCGCTGGTTCAGGCAGGCAAGCTGACCCCCGAGACGACGATTTCGCATCATATGCCCCTGTCAGAAGGGGCGGAGGCCTATCGCATGTTTGACGCGCGCGAAAATGGCGCGATGAAGATGATCCTGACACCCTGA
- a CDS encoding thioesterase family protein yields the protein MADGDHAPGAFWVPTQSATDRDRFTYTVPQAACVGPYESQFLMGGVSMAACIHALETATGLPLLWATVQFAGATGLGSDLDIAVTRLAEGRSATQAVADLTAGTRVVVHMAAALGGVPEAEGHQFAQMPDVPAPMECAPSHDIPFARPDNLAGRIERREAYQNDETGEEHVWVRVRDAGIPDAPLLALMSDFFLGAHSKTRGGRSLDNTVRMHAPAGSDWVLNVTRMSGFSSGVAHGTLHQFDQNGTLLTTASQTGFMARPHTLPAGTR from the coding sequence ATGGCTGACGGCGATCACGCACCGGGCGCATTCTGGGTGCCCACTCAATCGGCGACGGACCGGGACAGGTTCACCTATACGGTGCCGCAGGCGGCGTGTGTCGGCCCCTATGAGAGCCAGTTCCTGATGGGCGGCGTGTCCATGGCGGCCTGTATCCATGCGCTGGAGACAGCAACCGGATTGCCGCTTCTCTGGGCGACCGTGCAGTTTGCGGGCGCCACGGGGCTGGGCTCCGACCTGGACATTGCCGTCACACGGCTGGCGGAAGGCCGGTCCGCGACGCAGGCGGTGGCGGACCTGACGGCCGGGACGCGCGTGGTTGTGCACATGGCGGCCGCGTTGGGCGGCGTTCCGGAGGCAGAAGGTCACCAGTTTGCGCAGATGCCGGACGTGCCCGCACCGATGGAGTGCGCGCCGAGCCACGACATTCCCTTTGCCCGGCCCGACAATCTGGCTGGACGCATTGAACGGCGCGAAGCGTATCAGAATGACGAAACCGGCGAGGAGCATGTCTGGGTGCGGGTGAGGGATGCCGGCATTCCGGACGCGCCCTTGCTGGCGCTGATGTCGGATTTCTTCCTGGGCGCGCATTCCAAGACGCGCGGCGGCCGCAGCCTGGACAATACGGTGCGCATGCATGCCCCGGCAGGCTCGGACTGGGTGCTGAATGTCACCCGCATGTCGGGCTTTTCGTCCGGTGTGGCGCACGGAACGCTGCATCAGTTCGACCAGAACGGAACCCTGCTGACCACGGCCAGCCAGACCGGGTTCATGGCACGCCCGCACACCTTGCCCGCAGGCACGAGATAA